A window of the Branchiostoma lanceolatum isolate klBraLanc5 chromosome 13, klBraLanc5.hap2, whole genome shotgun sequence genome harbors these coding sequences:
- the LOC136447397 gene encoding uncharacterized protein — translation MVSFRAVVLLSLAVVCVSAAVSKKRENAVEELKELERSLEQLLGKVTEKKSQPAAKPAAKRTLSTKEKAKREQEKAKFQKARSMVQKATEAVEKKKSAMARREFEEGSGMEKKSEDVQSRREMAKAIHDMEAKRAQKLHKLATKSVNKLKAAAAKKSEKLGKEKKKTANKAKKANDKRAAWADSYGSYYDSYGPTYGMDSYGSNSYDSYGTYGYDSYGWYDPMYYYYEDYAYCDDGSTIPGSWVCDDYSDCACGEDEDHCHDDDGEFYCFDGMEIPYSWVCDNYTDCMEGEDEMCSDDIYFTCSSDGSVIPGNYVCDGVQDCMMQEDEMDCMDIPEPEYGSGNGMYYDSFGMYYKKGLKAKKASNKA, via the exons ATGGTTTCGTTTCGCGCGGTTGTCCTGCTGTCCCTGGCGGTGGTGTGCGTCTCTGCCGCCGTCAGCAAGAAGAGGGAGAACGCGGTGGAGGAGCTGAAAGAACTTGAACGTTCCCTTGAACAG CTTCTTGGCAAGGTGACTGAGAAGAAGTCCCAGCCAGCTGCTAAGCCTGCCGCCAAGAGGACGCTGTCTACTAAGGAGAAAGCTAAGAGGGAACAAGAAAAGGCCAAGTTCCAGAAG GCACGTAGCATGGTCCAGAAAGCTACTGAGGCCGTCGAGAAGAAGAAGTCCGCGATGGCAAGGAGAGAATTCGAAGAGGGGTCCGGAATGGAAAAGAAGTCAG AGGACGTGCAGTCCCGTCGCGAGATGGCGAAGGCCATACACGATATGGAAGCGAAGAGGGCGCAGAAGTTGCACAAGCTGGCGACCAAGTCAGTGAACAAACTTAAAGCTGCAG CCGCTAAGAAGTCCGAGAAGCTCGgtaaggagaagaagaaaaccGCCAACAAGGCTAAGAAGGCAAACGACAAGCGTGCGGCGTGGGCGGACAGCTATGGCTCATACTACGACAGCTATGGGCCAACATACGGCATGGACAGCTATGGGTCAAACAGCTACGACAGCTATGGGACATACGGCTACGACAGCTATGGGTGGTACGACccaatgtactactactacgaGGACTACG cTTACTGCGATGACGGTTCCACGATCCCGGGTTCTTGGGTGTGTGATGACTATTCCGACTGCGCGTGTGGAGAAGACGAGGACCACTGCCACGATGACGATGGTG AGTTTTACTGTTTCGACGGGATGGAGATCCCGTACAGCTGGGTGTGTGACAACTACACCGACTGCATGGAAGGAGAGGACGAGATGTGCAGCG ATGACATCTACTTCACTTGTTCGTCGGACGGCTCGGTGATCCCTGGCAACTATGTGTGCGATGGTGTACAAGACTGCATGATGCAGGAAGACGAGATGGACTGCA TGGACATCCCTGAACCCGAGTACGGCAGTGGCAACGGCATGTACTACGACTCCTTCGGCATGTACTACAAGAAAGGCCTAAAGGCCAAGAAGGCGTCCAATAAGGCCTAG
- the LOC136447396 gene encoding polypeptide N-acetylgalactosaminyltransferase 1-like gives MALLVRKRTVVVILLTSMVWVFMDIFIFMRNSDFVKMSDSERLKEKVRGYAVGKNTVLPPEGKEGIRDVYHTEAALHTQHLQVQTLKEQIFPPNLELESKRSVHQDYMVTAEDDGRYNDNAYPLIFDEFQLETEDRSEENNDLEMTLVETTSDVITHDAPANMADQEWEDEETIAYDQVDELRKAYRSVTISELLYNTPSPWVASTRETVYDDVLTTKLPTKHTMENSHPGNVGQQNVQLLVKTSPNVTKSIPSTTKKAKFVNFLARLPSVLKKAAPGPYGNQYDPAEIEENIPKHTVLSLNSVTIPKPPRSPGEAGRPVRTKREDDAMVRSMFAEASFNVFVSNLISVERTIPDNRPTKCRTNKVADDLPQTSIIITFCEETWSTLIRTLHSIINRSPPRLVREIILVDDFSKREHLKGKLDGYIKRFPQIRIMRTTKREGLIRARMLGAAAASGEVLTFLDSHIECNVGWLEPLLDRIRQNRTNVVCPVIDAIDDRSFAYLEAQTLRGGMDWKELKFEWRSIPSFQALGRKDPSWPIISPTMAGGLFSIERSYFYELGAYDPELFIWGGENIEISFKIWMCGGRLEILPCSRVGHVFRKSQPYIFPGGAFEVFSHNTRRVAEVWLEDRYKKIFYALMPEALHIDYGNITEQLEFRRKCRPFKWYLENIYPDLGVPQINLQAVGEIRNLGQHDVCVDTLGGAQLGLWPCHGQGEHQSFSLDKSGVLKSGTLCVIREVGKEGEVLSVGLCKKENVLKFQHQKEKELKEIGDEPHVLTGRCLDMKFGAGVQKFLKLTPCDGGKFQHWKFGLYL, from the exons ATGGCTCTACTTGTGAGAAAACGGACAGTTGTGGTGATACTGCTCACGTCCATGGTGTGGGTGTTCATGGACATATTTATCTTCATGAGAAACAGCGACTTCGTCAAAATGTCTGATTCGGAGAGGCTGAAGGAAAAGGTGAGAGGATATGCCGTGGGAAAAAACACTGTGCTGCCACCGGAAGGGAAGGAGGGGATTCGAGACGTGTACCACACGGAAGCGGCCCTACACACCCAGCACCTTCAAGTACAGACTTTGAAAGAACAAATATTCCCGCCCAATCTTGAACTCGAATCCAAAAGGAGTGTCCACCAAGATTATATGGTAACGGCTGAGGATGATGGGCGATACAACGACAACGCGTACCCACTTATATTTGACGAGTTTCAACTGGAAACGGAAGATAGGTCTGAAGAAAATAATGACCTTGAAATGACACTTGTTGAAACGacaagtgacgtcatcacccatGATGCTCCAGCCAATATGGCGGATCAAGAATGGGAAGATGAGGAGACAATTGCATACGATCAAGTTGATGAACTCAGAAAGGCATACAGGAGTGTTACCATATCGGAGCTTTTGTACAACACTCCCTCGCCCTGGGTAGCATCGACCCGCGAAACCGTTTACGATGACGTTCTAACTACAAAACTTCCGACGAAGCATACAATGGAAAACTCTCATCCTGGAAACGTCGGACAGCAGAATGTACAGCTACTAGTGAAAACATCACCAAATGTTACAAAATCTATACCATCTAcgacaaaaaaggcaaaatttgtGAACTTTCTAGCTCGCTTGCCTTCCGTGCTAAAAAAGGCGGCCCCGGGACCGTATGGCAACCAGTATGACCCGGCAGAGATAGAAGAAAACATCCCTAAACACACGGTGCTGTCGCTGAACTCCGTGACGATACCCAAACCTCCCCGTAGCCCGGGGGAGGCAGGGAGGCCCGTCAGGACGAAGAGGGAAGACGACGCCATGGTGAGGAGCATGTTTGCGGAGGCGTCTTTCAACGTGTTCGTCAGCAACCTCATTTCAGTGGAGAGGACCATCCCTGATAACAGGCCAACCAA ATGCCGCACGAATAAGGTAGCAGACGACCTGCCGCAGACGTCCATCATCATCACGTTCTGTGAGGAGACGTGGTCCACCCTCATCCGCACCCTCCACAGCATCATCAACCGGTCACCGCCGCGTCTCGTCAGGGAGATCATCCTGGTGGACGACTTCAGTAAAAGAG aacACTTGAAGGGGAAGCTGGACGGATACATCAAGAGGTTCCCACAGATCAGGATCATGCGCACTACGAAGCGGGAGGGTCTCATAAGAGCCCGGATGTTGGGAGCAG CCGCCGCTAGTGGAGAGGTCCTGACGTTCCTAGACTCTCATATTGAGTGTAACGTGGGCTGGTTGGAACCCCTACTGGACAGGATCCGGCAGAACAGAACCAACGTGGTGTGTCCCGTCATAGACGCCATAGACGACAGATCCTTTGC GTACCTCGAGGCGCAGACTCTGCGCGGAGGCATGGACTGGAAGGAGCTGAAGTTCGAGTGGAGATCCATTCCGTCTTTCCAAGCATTGGGCAGGAAGGATCCGAGTTGGCCAATCAT ATCTCCTACCATGGCCGGCGGATTGTTTTCTATAGAGAGGAGCTACTTTTACGAGCTTGGCGCCTACGATCCGGAACTATTTATCTGGGGCGGCGAGAATATAGAAATCTCATTCAAG ATTTGGATGTGTGGAGGCCGGCTCGAGATCTTACCCTGTTCTCGCGTGGGTCACGTGTTCAGAAAGAGCCAACCGTACATCTTCCCAGGCGGTGCTTTTGAAGTTTTCAG CCACAACACCAGACGAGTCGCCGAAGTCTGGCTTGAAGACAGGTACAAGAAGATTTTCTACGCCCTGATGCCCGAGGCTTTACACATCGACTACGGGAACATCACTGAACAG CTGGAGTTCCGACGTAAGTGTCGCCCCTTCAAGTGGTACTTAGAGAACATCTATCCCGACCTCGGGGTGCCGCAAATCAACCTACAGGCTGTCGGGGAG atccgGAACCTGGGCCAGCATGACGTTTGTGTGGATACGTTAGGCGGTGCACAGTTGGGCCTGTGGCCATGTCATGGGCAGGGCGAGCACCAG AGTTTTAGCCTGGACAAGAGCGGGGTTCTGAAGTCCGGGACGCTGTGTGTCATACGGGAGGTCGGGAAGGAGGGAGAGGTTCTGTCGGTGGGACTGTGTAAAAAGGAAAATGTCCTGAAGTTCCAACACCAGAAG GAGAAGGAGTTAAAAGAAATTGGAGACGAGCCTCATGTCTTGACCGGACGCTGTCTGGATATGAAATTTGGTGCTGGAGTACAAAAGTTCCTCAAACTTACCCCCTGCGACGGTGGCAAGTTTCAACATTGGAAATTCGGCCTGTACCTGTGA